The following coding sequences are from one Epilithonimonas vandammei window:
- the lpdA gene encoding dihydrolipoyl dehydrogenase: MNYDIIVIGSGPGGYVTAIRAAQLGFKTAIIEKENLGGICLNWGCIPTKALLKSAHVFNYLKHAEDYGLNKVENPGFDFTKVIQRSRGVASKMSGGIQFLMKKNKIDVIMGTAKVKAGKKVSVVDTEGKTTEYSATNIIIATGARSRELPNLPQDGKKVIGYRQALSLPEQPKSMIVVGSGAIGIEFADFYNSMGTKVTVVEFLPNIVPLEDEEVSKHVEKSLKKSGIEIMTNSSVESVDTSGNGVKAKVKTANGEITLEADILLSAVGIAANVEGIGLEEVGIKTDKGRVLVNEWYETSVPGYYAIGDIIPTQALAHVASAEGITCVEKIKGMHVEKIDYGNIPGCTYCHPEIASVGLTEKQAKEKGYELKVGKFPFSASGKATANGDVDGFIKVIFDAKYGEWLGCHMVGDGVTDMIAEAVVARKLETTGHEVLKAIHPHPTISEAVMEAVAAAYGEVIHI, translated from the coding sequence ATGAACTACGATATTATTGTTATAGGAAGTGGACCTGGCGGTTATGTGACTGCAATCAGAGCTGCTCAATTGGGTTTCAAAACAGCCATCATCGAAAAAGAAAACCTTGGAGGTATTTGTCTTAACTGGGGTTGCATCCCAACGAAAGCACTTCTGAAATCGGCTCACGTTTTCAATTATCTGAAACACGCAGAGGATTATGGTCTTAATAAAGTGGAAAATCCAGGATTCGATTTCACGAAAGTGATCCAAAGAAGTAGAGGCGTGGCTTCTAAAATGAGCGGCGGGATCCAGTTTCTGATGAAAAAAAATAAAATCGATGTGATAATGGGAACTGCCAAAGTGAAAGCTGGCAAAAAAGTTTCTGTTGTAGATACAGAGGGAAAAACGACTGAATATTCTGCTACCAACATCATTATCGCAACCGGAGCCCGTTCTAGAGAATTGCCAAACCTCCCTCAGGATGGAAAAAAAGTAATAGGATACAGACAAGCTTTGTCACTTCCTGAGCAGCCAAAATCTATGATTGTTGTAGGTTCCGGCGCTATTGGGATTGAGTTTGCAGATTTCTACAATTCTATGGGAACTAAAGTGACTGTGGTAGAATTTTTACCAAACATTGTTCCTTTGGAGGATGAAGAAGTTTCAAAACACGTTGAGAAGTCTCTGAAAAAATCAGGAATAGAAATTATGACCAATTCTTCTGTAGAATCTGTAGATACTTCTGGAAATGGTGTAAAAGCAAAAGTAAAAACAGCCAACGGAGAAATCACTTTGGAAGCAGATATTCTTCTTTCTGCTGTCGGAATTGCTGCAAATGTAGAAGGAATAGGCCTGGAAGAAGTAGGAATAAAAACAGATAAAGGAAGAGTTCTTGTCAATGAATGGTACGAAACTTCTGTTCCTGGATATTATGCCATCGGCGATATCATCCCGACTCAAGCTTTGGCGCACGTTGCTTCTGCTGAGGGGATTACTTGTGTAGAGAAAATCAAAGGAATGCATGTGGAGAAAATCGATTATGGCAATATTCCTGGTTGTACTTACTGTCATCCGGAAATCGCTTCTGTTGGTTTAACGGAAAAGCAAGCCAAAGAAAAAGGTTATGAACTGAAAGTTGGTAAATTCCCTTTTTCAGCTTCTGGAAAAGCTACAGCTAACGGTGATGTAGACGGATTTATCAAAGTGATTTTTGATGCAAAATATGGCGAGTGGTTAGGATGTCATATGGTGGGCGATGGTGTCACGGATATGATTGCGGAAGCAGTTGTTGCCAGAAAACTAGAAACCACAGGACACGAAGTTCTTAAAGCGATTCACCCGCATCCAACAATCTCTGAAGCAGTGATGGAAGCTGTTGCGGCTGCTTATGGAGAGGTGATTCATATTTAA
- a CDS encoding ion transporter → MKIKPEFDLIPEDGWRKKIYEIIYLSDTKAGRTFDIGLLILIVFSTVLIMVETIPIVTLQYYKEFYYAEFFITIIFTIEYLLRIICIKDRKEYIFSPIGIIDFLSIIPFYISLIFPVWHFVAIIRMLRILRIFRIFNLADYMHDGHFIVSALKHSSRKIYIFLLFMIIFIVIIGAMMYVVEDGKNGFSSIPQSVYWAVVTITTVGYGDISPATPLGKLLSIIVMLCGYSIIAVPTGIVTSEFRRRRSDLKCDRCGNDDHGDSARYCKICGEKMV, encoded by the coding sequence ATGAAAATCAAGCCTGAATTTGATCTTATACCAGAAGATGGTTGGAGAAAGAAGATTTACGAAATCATTTATCTATCAGACACAAAAGCCGGAAGAACATTTGACATTGGTCTATTGATTCTGATAGTTTTCAGTACTGTTTTGATAATGGTAGAAACAATTCCTATAGTAACACTGCAATATTACAAGGAGTTTTATTATGCCGAATTTTTCATCACAATTATATTCACCATAGAATATTTACTCAGAATTATCTGTATCAAAGACAGGAAAGAATATATTTTTAGTCCGATAGGAATCATTGATTTTTTATCGATTATTCCATTTTATATCAGCTTGATTTTTCCTGTATGGCATTTTGTTGCGATTATCAGAATGTTGAGAATTCTGAGGATTTTCAGGATTTTCAATCTGGCAGATTATATGCACGACGGGCACTTTATCGTTTCGGCTCTGAAACACAGCTCCAGAAAAATTTACATTTTTTTACTGTTTATGATTATTTTTATAGTTATCATCGGCGCTATGATGTATGTTGTAGAAGATGGTAAAAACGGATTCAGCAGCATACCACAAAGTGTTTATTGGGCCGTGGTAACCATAACTACAGTTGGCTATGGAGATATTTCGCCCGCCACACCATTAGGAAAACTTTTATCTATCATTGTAATGCTGTGCGGTTATAGTATAATAGCCGTTCCCACAGGCATTGTAACATCAGAGTTCCGCAGAAGAAGAAGCGATTTAAAATGCGATAGATGCGGAAATGATGATCACGGCGACAGCGCCAGATATTGCAAAATCTGTGGGGAGAAAATGGTTTAA
- a CDS encoding patatin-like phospholipase family protein — protein sequence MENSKLGLVLSGGGTRGLAHAGVLKFLNEKNIQPNIVSCCSAGSIVGSLYAFGKSPEEILDFFQSIYFFNWKHFTFNQPGLVSSAIFSTYLNPIFEDMTIGDLDKDIRIVATELITGQQKVFEKDYKVVDAIIASSCIPGISTPYFIGTEMYSDGGVLNNFPADVINNECDKLIGVYVTPPQDVEVSDLKSIRSVTTRAYELLSHRTEIYKFAFCDWFITSKRLSKYGTFERKPNRLEAIFQIGYDEAKRTFHENQQEFELMFSEKD from the coding sequence ATGGAAAATTCAAAATTAGGTCTGGTGTTGTCTGGAGGAGGAACCCGTGGATTGGCTCACGCTGGTGTATTAAAATTTCTCAATGAAAAAAATATCCAACCAAATATTGTTTCTTGTTGCAGTGCTGGGTCTATTGTAGGATCTCTTTACGCTTTCGGTAAATCACCGGAAGAGATTTTGGATTTTTTCCAGTCAATCTACTTTTTTAACTGGAAACATTTTACTTTTAATCAGCCAGGATTGGTTTCTTCCGCAATATTCTCCACTTATCTCAATCCTATTTTTGAGGATATGACAATTGGAGATCTGGACAAGGATATTAGAATTGTTGCTACAGAACTTATTACAGGGCAGCAAAAAGTATTCGAAAAAGATTATAAAGTGGTAGATGCAATTATCGCTTCTTCTTGTATTCCGGGGATATCCACACCTTATTTCATCGGAACAGAAATGTACAGTGACGGAGGCGTTTTGAATAATTTTCCTGCAGATGTTATTAATAATGAATGTGATAAATTGATAGGTGTATATGTTACTCCGCCGCAGGATGTGGAAGTTAGTGATCTGAAAAGTATCCGTTCGGTTACTACACGTGCCTATGAACTGTTGTCTCATAGAACTGAGATCTATAAATTTGCGTTTTGTGATTGGTTTATTACATCAAAAAGGCTTTCTAAATATGGGACTTTTGAAAGAAAACCCAACAGATTGGAAGCTATTTTTCAAATTGGATATGATGAGGCGAAAAGAACATTTCACGAAAATCAACAGGAATTTGAGTTGATGTTTTCTGAAAAAGATTAA
- a CDS encoding transposase gives MEFLLGQSVSLHPKAKTEDEVQIDTTVQEKNITFPTDAKLAKKVIDNCVKIAEKEAVVQRQSYKRVSKQLLRSAYFGHHPKRQKNARMARKKLRTIGKRLLRELERKLPESVLKDYREIFAIYLKALTQEKTTKDKIYSLHESQVACIAKGKSGKNYEFGTKVAVVRGRKTGIISSVKRFSGNPHDSKTLEESLSQSERVRKSVGGTRPKKAATDRGFRGIKEVEGTLILLPTKKEKTRYGQQVARLRFRARAAIEPCISHLKRNHSLGLNFLKGVAGDIHNALLAGIGYNLKMRLNQIKQQILFWLEVVLKIFLGKYNFQNEKLAF, from the coding sequence TTGGAATTTCTTTTGGGACAAAGCGTTTCTCTTCATCCAAAAGCCAAAACAGAAGATGAAGTTCAGATTGATACTACCGTTCAGGAGAAGAATATCACTTTTCCTACGGATGCCAAGCTGGCAAAAAAAGTAATAGATAATTGTGTAAAAATAGCCGAAAAAGAAGCTGTTGTACAAAGGCAAAGCTACAAAAGAGTAAGCAAACAATTGTTACGGTCTGCTTATTTTGGACACCATCCCAAAAGACAGAAGAATGCTAGAATGGCAAGGAAAAAACTCAGAACAATCGGCAAAAGATTGCTTCGGGAATTGGAAAGAAAGCTTCCGGAAAGCGTTTTGAAAGATTATCGGGAAATATTTGCAATTTACCTCAAAGCTCTTACTCAGGAGAAAACTACCAAGGACAAGATTTACAGCTTGCATGAATCACAGGTTGCCTGTATTGCGAAAGGAAAATCGGGAAAGAATTATGAGTTTGGGACCAAAGTTGCGGTAGTAAGAGGTAGGAAAACAGGCATCATCAGCTCAGTAAAAAGATTTTCCGGTAACCCTCACGATAGTAAAACTCTTGAAGAATCATTGTCACAAAGTGAACGGGTAAGAAAATCAGTCGGAGGAACAAGACCTAAGAAAGCAGCTACAGACCGAGGATTTAGAGGAATCAAAGAAGTAGAAGGCACCTTAATTCTGCTTCCCACAAAAAAAGAAAAAACAAGATATGGGCAGCAAGTTGCAAGATTAAGATTCCGTGCAAGAGCAGCAATAGAACCCTGTATTTCACATTTAAAAAGAAACCACTCCTTAGGATTAAACTTCCTTAAAGGAGTGGCTGGAGATATTCATAACGCCCTATTAGCAGGGATTGGATACAATTTGAAGATGAGATTGAACCAAATCAAACAACAAATTCTTTTTTGGCTCGAAGTTGTTCTCAAAATCTTCTTAGGCAAGTATAATTTTCAAAATGAAAAATTAGCTTTTTAA
- a CDS encoding alpha-ketoacid dehydrogenase subunit alpha/beta, whose protein sequence is MQSTYIETQQISFQDFKNSVISDYRLGRISREMSYLGRREVLTGKAKFGIFGDGKELPQLAMAKVFRYGDFRSGYYRDQTFALAVDAVSIESFFAQLYADTSVDRDPASAGRQMNGHYATRSLNADGSWKNLMEQKNISSDISPTAGQMPRLLGLALASKVYKSIKFDGSEKFSNGGNEVAFGTIGDASTAEGHFWETLNAACALQVPMIVSIWDDGYGISVPTQNQRAKADISEMLSGFKRNEGENQGCEIIKVKAWDYPALMEAYAKAEHFARHESVPVVIHVTEVTQPQGHSTSGSHERYKSDDRLSWESEFDGLIKFREWILDYNIDIDGNEEFLATSEELDLIDAEAKKLVKEGQKRAWEAYQKTISDLALEVLPLVEELAKTNSEINNLIENFHKIISKSKRDIFHLVRKTLLMTRDSHSPEKAALTSKYQDVKRVEKDNYSSHLYSESEWKATNIKEVKPVFSEASKEVDGRVVVRNNFDKIFEKYPQALVFGEDAGNIGDVNQGLEGLQEKYGDVRIADTGIREATILGQGIGMAMRGLKPIAEIQYLDYILYCLQGMSDDLATVQYRTKGGQKAPVIIRTRGHRLEGIWHSGSPMAGILNLSKGINILVPRNLTKAAGFYNTMLQSDEPAVIVECLNGYRLKEKQPDNLGEFTVPVGKIEITKEGSDVTLVTYASTWRIVSEAANELEKLGISSEVIDIQSLIPFDLSSEIAQSIKKTNRLVVIDEDVEGGTSAFILQQVLEKQKAFRYLDSDPLTISAENHRPAYASDGDYFSKPSADDIVEKVYQLFFELNPEKYPPIY, encoded by the coding sequence ATGCAATCAACTTATATAGAAACCCAGCAGATTTCTTTTCAGGACTTCAAAAACAGCGTCATTAGTGATTATCGTTTAGGACGTATTTCCCGTGAAATGTCTTATCTTGGAAGACGTGAAGTCCTTACAGGAAAAGCCAAGTTTGGGATTTTTGGTGATGGTAAAGAATTGCCACAGCTTGCAATGGCTAAAGTGTTCAGATATGGTGATTTCCGCTCTGGTTATTACAGAGATCAGACTTTTGCGCTGGCAGTAGATGCTGTTTCTATAGAAAGTTTTTTTGCCCAACTCTATGCAGACACAAGTGTAGATAGAGATCCAGCGTCTGCAGGAAGACAGATGAACGGACATTATGCAACGAGAAGTTTAAATGCAGATGGAAGCTGGAAAAACCTGATGGAACAAAAAAATATTTCATCAGATATATCGCCAACTGCTGGGCAAATGCCTAGATTATTAGGTTTAGCCCTAGCTTCTAAAGTTTATAAGTCAATAAAATTTGATGGTTCTGAGAAATTTTCAAATGGCGGAAATGAAGTTGCTTTTGGAACAATTGGAGATGCGTCTACTGCCGAAGGTCATTTCTGGGAAACCCTGAATGCCGCTTGTGCATTACAAGTTCCAATGATTGTTTCGATTTGGGATGATGGTTATGGAATCTCTGTTCCGACACAAAATCAAAGAGCAAAAGCTGATATTTCAGAAATGCTTTCTGGTTTTAAAAGAAATGAAGGTGAAAACCAAGGTTGCGAAATTATAAAAGTAAAGGCCTGGGATTATCCTGCACTGATGGAAGCTTATGCCAAAGCAGAACATTTTGCAAGACACGAAAGTGTACCTGTGGTGATCCACGTAACCGAAGTGACGCAACCTCAGGGACATTCTACCTCTGGATCGCACGAACGATATAAGTCGGATGATAGGCTAAGCTGGGAATCGGAATTTGACGGATTAATAAAATTCCGTGAGTGGATACTTGATTATAATATTGATATTGATGGCAATGAAGAATTCCTCGCTACTTCGGAAGAATTAGATCTTATTGATGCAGAGGCTAAAAAATTAGTGAAAGAGGGTCAGAAAAGAGCTTGGGAAGCTTACCAAAAGACAATTTCGGATCTGGCTTTGGAAGTTTTGCCTTTGGTAGAAGAGCTTGCTAAGACTAATTCAGAAATTAACAATTTGATTGAAAATTTCCACAAAATTATTTCCAAAAGCAAGAGAGATATCTTCCATTTGGTAAGAAAAACTTTGTTAATGACCAGAGATTCTCATTCTCCCGAGAAAGCTGCGCTTACATCTAAATATCAAGATGTTAAAAGAGTAGAAAAAGATAATTATTCTTCGCATCTATATTCCGAATCGGAGTGGAAAGCGACCAATATTAAGGAAGTAAAACCTGTATTTTCCGAAGCTTCCAAAGAGGTGGATGGTAGAGTAGTAGTAAGAAATAATTTTGATAAGATATTTGAGAAATATCCTCAGGCATTGGTGTTTGGCGAAGATGCAGGGAATATCGGTGACGTAAATCAAGGTTTGGAAGGACTACAAGAAAAGTACGGTGATGTGAGAATTGCTGATACAGGAATTCGAGAAGCAACTATTCTTGGACAAGGAATTGGAATGGCAATGAGAGGACTAAAACCAATTGCCGAAATCCAGTATTTAGACTATATTTTATACTGCCTGCAAGGCATGAGTGACGATCTTGCCACGGTTCAATACAGAACAAAAGGCGGACAAAAAGCGCCGGTAATTATCAGAACCAGAGGCCACAGACTGGAAGGTATTTGGCATTCTGGATCGCCTATGGCGGGCATACTGAATCTTTCGAAAGGTATCAATATTCTGGTTCCTAGAAATTTGACAAAAGCGGCAGGTTTTTACAACACTATGCTTCAAAGTGATGAGCCAGCGGTGATTGTAGAATGTTTGAATGGTTATAGACTGAAGGAAAAACAACCCGATAATCTAGGCGAATTTACTGTTCCTGTCGGGAAAATCGAAATCACAAAAGAAGGTTCGGATGTAACTTTGGTAACTTATGCTTCTACGTGGAGAATTGTTTCCGAGGCTGCAAATGAGTTAGAAAAATTAGGAATTTCATCAGAAGTTATTGATATTCAATCGTTAATTCCTTTTGATTTGTCTTCCGAAATAGCTCAAAGTATTAAGAAGACAAACAGATTGGTGGTTATAGATGAAGATGTGGAGGGCGGAACATCGGCCTTTATACTTCAGCAGGTTTTGGAGAAGCAAAAAGCGTTCAGATATCTGGATTCTGATCCTCTGACCATTTCCGCAGAAAACCACAGGCCAGCTTATGCCAGCGATGGTGATTATTTTAGCAAGCCATCAGCAGATGATATTGTAGAAAAAGTATACCAACTTTTTTTTGAACTAAATCCTGAAAAATATCCGCCTATCTATTAA
- a CDS encoding transposase produces MLGKIKQDLQQNLFKTRLTELINMDHPLVKLAHEISWDKIEAEFEGLFSKEGRPSIAVRKIAGMLLLKEMFKESDESVVERWIENAYWQYFTGEDFFQTE; encoded by the coding sequence ATGTTAGGAAAAATAAAACAGGATTTACAGCAAAATTTATTCAAGACCAGACTTACCGAGCTTATTAATATGGATCATCCACTTGTAAAATTAGCGCATGAGATTTCTTGGGATAAAATAGAAGCTGAGTTCGAGGGTTTATTTTCAAAAGAAGGAAGACCCTCTATTGCGGTTCGCAAAATAGCAGGAATGCTTTTGCTCAAGGAAATGTTTAAAGAAAGTGATGAAAGTGTAGTAGAAAGATGGATTGAGAATGCTTATTGGCAATATTTTACAGGTGAGGATTTTTTCCAAACAGAATAG
- a CDS encoding VWA domain-containing protein: MENQDIDKMFNDAGKSAEENPKFPAFEKVWEKVEEKLDKKENKKRIIPIWLPYGIAAGLAFTFGVLYFMNDNKVKIEPQIVENKQGKPTNPNLLETSKKVEEINETFKENLSRNPIKPAEGKDIIAYHEVEPKKDEFDDLYKELREKNKTDDISVKKDENGKIISSVNNQSDFSIKNKRFQGVELERKSNDAIYSQKKSESTYDEKYITRVDKGKTTIAKSELPPPAIPKRLETTGGLVTNEVFESTYTPPPPPPSTGKSSTVAKVPALYAAEKAREISESTNKKMLALGAGKSSLEGKVAGLKISGGEAARASSKIMIRGAASFDSSKKPLYILDGKVSSLEYIKSINPKIIESVNVLKKDAATSLYGAQAANGVVVIKTKNLPRKELRKLNREYKLENKNKEEEIILPDAGKLTAGEVNDFSKWNYWQDIAVPVLDQYKETWKFYPDRRVSVQLTNFDNNPIIGKKLKLINDNNETVWESVTDNRGNVELWISSLTTQKNVFGNYRIEDEFGNVLSQNAKEFRNGQNLIKINESCNKKRPLDLVFVVDATGSMGDEINYLKSELLDVLKKVESSLKNTNVRYGSVFYRDHGDDYITRKFDFSHNAENLIDFIKKQNAKGGGDRPEAVVEAVESSVDELSWSNENTTKIMFLLLDAPPHLSDESIERLHQKIKLASKKGITLIPIAASDTDKQTEYLMRTFALLTNGTYTFLTNDSGIGNNHIKPTASEYEVEKLNDLLLRLILQRSTVPDCKNGVVKEFINKKLEVESLDKKDYAAKIYPNPTKGFFKVETKRDIEEFLMYDYTGKILLRKNNLSKGSNSFDISSYPNSVYVIRLRYGTDSETFKLIKN; the protein is encoded by the coding sequence ATGGAAAATCAAGATATCGATAAAATGTTTAACGACGCTGGAAAATCAGCGGAAGAAAACCCAAAGTTTCCAGCCTTCGAGAAAGTGTGGGAAAAAGTAGAAGAAAAACTCGACAAGAAAGAAAATAAAAAACGAATCATTCCGATTTGGCTGCCTTACGGAATTGCCGCCGGATTGGCATTTACATTTGGGGTTTTATATTTTATGAATGATAATAAAGTTAAAATTGAACCTCAAATTGTAGAAAATAAACAAGGAAAACCAACCAATCCAAATCTTTTGGAAACTTCAAAAAAAGTTGAAGAAATCAATGAAACTTTTAAAGAGAATCTGAGCAGAAATCCAATTAAACCTGCTGAAGGAAAAGATATAATTGCTTATCACGAAGTTGAACCTAAGAAAGATGAATTCGATGATTTATATAAGGAACTGAGAGAGAAAAATAAAACGGATGATATTTCTGTCAAAAAAGACGAAAATGGAAAAATTATATCTTCTGTGAATAATCAATCCGATTTTAGTATTAAAAACAAAAGATTTCAAGGAGTTGAATTAGAAAGAAAAAGTAATGATGCTATTTATTCTCAGAAAAAATCAGAATCTACATATGATGAAAAATACATAACTCGTGTTGATAAAGGAAAAACCACAATTGCAAAATCCGAATTACCTCCACCAGCAATTCCAAAACGTTTGGAAACTACAGGTGGACTTGTCACTAATGAAGTTTTTGAATCTACATACACGCCACCACCACCGCCACCTTCTACTGGAAAATCTTCCACTGTTGCAAAAGTTCCTGCATTGTATGCTGCAGAAAAAGCTAGAGAAATTTCTGAGTCCACCAATAAAAAAATGCTGGCGTTAGGCGCTGGAAAATCATCATTAGAAGGGAAGGTCGCAGGTCTGAAAATATCAGGTGGAGAAGCTGCACGCGCTTCTAGTAAAATTATGATTCGTGGAGCTGCTTCTTTTGATTCATCAAAAAAACCGTTGTACATTTTAGACGGAAAAGTGTCTTCTCTAGAATATATAAAGTCCATAAACCCAAAAATTATTGAATCTGTAAATGTTCTGAAAAAAGACGCAGCTACAAGTCTTTACGGAGCTCAAGCCGCAAATGGAGTCGTTGTCATCAAAACTAAAAATCTGCCAAGAAAAGAATTAAGAAAATTAAATAGAGAATACAAACTAGAAAATAAAAATAAAGAAGAAGAAATTATACTTCCAGATGCAGGAAAACTAACGGCAGGCGAAGTGAATGATTTTTCCAAATGGAATTATTGGCAAGATATTGCGGTGCCTGTTCTAGATCAATACAAAGAAACATGGAAATTTTACCCAGATAGAAGAGTTTCGGTTCAATTGACCAATTTTGATAATAATCCTATTATTGGCAAAAAACTGAAATTGATAAATGATAATAATGAAACTGTTTGGGAAAGCGTAACAGATAACCGGGGAAATGTGGAGTTGTGGATTTCTTCTCTCACCACCCAAAAAAATGTGTTTGGGAATTACAGAATAGAAGATGAGTTTGGTAATGTTCTGTCACAAAATGCAAAAGAGTTTCGAAATGGGCAAAATCTGATTAAAATCAACGAGAGTTGTAACAAAAAAAGACCTTTGGATTTGGTTTTCGTGGTAGATGCTACAGGATCTATGGGCGATGAAATCAATTATCTGAAATCAGAATTGTTGGATGTTTTGAAAAAAGTAGAATCTAGCCTGAAAAATACAAATGTGAGGTACGGTTCGGTTTTTTACAGAGATCACGGTGATGATTATATAACTCGCAAATTCGATTTTTCTCACAATGCGGAAAATCTAATTGATTTTATCAAAAAACAAAACGCAAAAGGCGGAGGTGACAGGCCTGAAGCCGTGGTAGAAGCGGTGGAATCTTCAGTTGATGAACTAAGCTGGAGTAACGAAAATACCACCAAGATAATGTTTCTTCTTCTGGATGCACCACCGCATTTATCCGATGAAAGCATTGAAAGGCTACATCAGAAAATTAAATTGGCATCTAAAAAAGGAATCACCCTCATCCCGATTGCAGCCAGCGATACCGATAAACAAACGGAATATCTGATGCGTACTTTTGCATTGCTTACTAATGGAACTTATACTTTTCTTACCAATGACAGCGGCATCGGGAATAATCATATCAAACCAACTGCAAGTGAATATGAGGTTGAAAAATTGAATGATTTATTGTTAAGATTGATTCTACAGCGTTCCACAGTTCCGGATTGTAAAAACGGCGTCGTGAAAGAATTTATCAATAAAAAACTAGAAGTAGAAAGTCTGGATAAAAAGGATTATGCGGCCAAAATCTATCCCAATCCTACAAAAGGTTTTTTCAAAGTTGAAACGAAAAGGGATATCGAAGAATTTTTGATGTATGATTATACAGGCAAGATATTATTAAGGAAAAATAATTTAAGCAAAGGTTCTAATTCATTTGATATTTCCAGCTACCCTAATAGTGTTTATGTGATCCGGCTGAGATATGGAACTGATTCAGAAACTTTTAAACTGATAAAGAATTAA
- a CDS encoding RNA polymerase sigma factor: MENDLYIRCKNKDRNAQRELYEQYAGRFFVTCKRYLKNDEDAEEILADSFYQIFTKLHQLNNHLVFEAWARKIVVNQCLQKLRKKQPFSISIEEQFVDLPDSEPENISEENSILHLLNFLPEGCRMIFNLFAMEGYPHREIAEMLSISEGTSKSQVSFARKKLQELVKLQTVNS, encoded by the coding sequence ATGGAAAACGACTTATACATTAGATGCAAAAACAAAGACCGAAATGCGCAGCGGGAGCTTTATGAGCAATACGCAGGTCGGTTTTTTGTGACTTGCAAACGCTATCTGAAAAATGATGAAGACGCCGAAGAAATATTGGCAGATTCTTTTTACCAGATTTTCACCAAACTTCATCAGCTCAATAATCATCTGGTTTTTGAAGCGTGGGCAAGGAAAATTGTCGTCAACCAATGCTTGCAGAAACTTCGCAAAAAGCAGCCTTTTTCTATTTCTATCGAAGAGCAATTTGTGGATTTACCAGATTCTGAACCAGAAAATATATCAGAAGAAAACAGCATTTTGCATCTGCTCAATTTTTTGCCAGAAGGTTGCAGGATGATTTTCAATCTGTTTGCAATGGAAGGCTATCCGCACAGAGAAATTGCGGAAATGCTATCTATCTCAGAAGGAACATCAAAATCTCAAGTCAGTTTTGCCCGCAAAAAATTGCAGGAATTGGTAAAACTGCAAACCGTTAATTCTTAA